The Macrococcoides canis genome has a window encoding:
- the purM gene encoding phosphoribosylformylglycinamidine cyclo-ligase, with translation MAESYKQSGVDIHAGYEAVERMKKHVNKTMRKEVLGGLGSFGAAFDLSQLNMKAPVLVSGTDGVGTKLRLAIDSDRHDTIGIDAVAMCVNDILTTGAMPLYFLDYLALNKVDPVIVEQIVKGVADGCLESECALIGGETAEMGDMYHTGDYDIAGFAVGAVEKDAYITGEKIAEGDVILGLASSGIHSNGYSLVRKIIKDSNLDLNAEFENGKTLLDVVLEPTRLYVKSAKAILNAADVHGMCHVTGGGFIENVPRVFTGEGLYPEIDVTNIPRQKIFDLLQEKGNIDKTEMYNIFNMGIGFIFIVPAEDVEKVRSAVNEEVFEIGRVVRGDEEIEIKGV, from the coding sequence ATGGCTGAAAGTTATAAACAATCAGGTGTTGATATCCATGCAGGATATGAAGCTGTTGAACGCATGAAAAAGCATGTGAATAAGACGATGCGTAAAGAAGTGCTGGGAGGGCTTGGCAGTTTCGGCGCAGCATTCGACTTGTCACAGCTGAACATGAAAGCACCGGTACTTGTGTCAGGTACAGATGGTGTCGGTACGAAGCTCCGTCTTGCGATTGATAGTGATCGCCATGACACGATTGGAATCGATGCAGTGGCAATGTGCGTGAACGACATCTTAACGACAGGTGCGATGCCGTTATACTTCCTTGATTACTTAGCGTTAAATAAAGTAGACCCTGTGATCGTCGAACAGATCGTTAAAGGGGTAGCGGATGGCTGCTTAGAAAGTGAATGTGCACTGATCGGCGGAGAGACTGCAGAGATGGGCGATATGTATCATACAGGTGATTACGATATCGCAGGATTTGCTGTCGGTGCTGTTGAGAAGGATGCATATATTACAGGTGAGAAAATCGCTGAAGGTGATGTTATTCTAGGACTTGCATCAAGCGGTATTCATTCTAACGGATATAGTCTCGTACGTAAGATCATTAAAGATAGCAATCTGGATTTAAATGCTGAATTTGAAAACGGTAAGACGTTACTGGATGTTGTACTAGAACCGACACGCCTTTATGTGAAGAGCGCAAAAGCAATTTTAAATGCAGCTGATGTACACGGTATGTGTCACGTGACGGGCGGCGGCTTTATCGAAAACGTTCCGCGTGTATTTACAGGCGAAGGTTTATATCCTGAAATCGATGTGACGAACATTCCACGTCAGAAGATCTTTGATCTGCTGCAGGAAAAAGGGAATATCGACAAAACGGAAATGTACAATATCTTTAATATGGGTATCGGATTTATCTTTATCGTACCAGCGGAAGATGTTGAGAAGGTACGTAGCGCCGTTAACGAAGAAGTATTCGAAATCGGACGCGTCGTGCGTGGCGATGAAGAAATCGAGATTAAAGGTGTGTAA
- the purN gene encoding phosphoribosylglycinamide formyltransferase — protein MVKVAIFASGNGSNYEKIMENIQAGFLDHIEVTGLYTDKCSAFAIERARRFDTPVHIFELKTFDSKVAYESAILEQLKLDGVEWIILAGYMKLIGSTLLDAYEGKMINIHPSILPSFPGVNAVGQALDYGCRVSGATVHYVDSGMDTGKIIDQMSCPIYEEDTAETLQLRIQNLEYELYPRVIKKIIR, from the coding sequence ATGGTTAAAGTCGCGATATTTGCTTCAGGTAACGGCTCGAACTACGAGAAGATTATGGAGAATATTCAGGCAGGGTTTCTTGATCATATTGAAGTGACAGGCTTATATACAGATAAATGTAGCGCGTTCGCCATTGAACGCGCACGTCGTTTTGATACGCCTGTGCATATCTTTGAACTTAAAACATTTGACAGTAAAGTGGCGTATGAAAGTGCGATACTGGAACAGTTAAAGCTGGATGGTGTCGAATGGATCATCCTTGCAGGTTATATGAAGCTTATCGGCAGTACGTTACTTGATGCATATGAAGGTAAGATGATCAATATACACCCATCGATACTGCCAAGCTTCCCTGGTGTGAATGCAGTTGGACAGGCGCTCGATTATGGCTGCCGCGTCAGTGGCGCAACAGTACATTATGTCGATAGCGGCATGGACACAGGTAAGATCATCGACCAGATGAGCTGTCCGATATACGAAGAAGATACAGCGGAAACATTGCAGCTGCGTATACAGAATCTAGAATATGAACTTTATCCGCGCGTCATCAAGAAAATTATTCGATAA